In Populus alba chromosome 1, ASM523922v2, whole genome shotgun sequence, a single window of DNA contains:
- the LOC118055474 gene encoding uncharacterized protein: MIWQSMDGGCLDLGCISVLDKNRSHTVLDSVDKECDSSEKVSSGSKPGKNKSPKGTGQSALNALNKFTSQIKKPSHRKNSPINWFPRKKGDSYLQRKIKMLQELDGMSMTLDEALGDSNPHYSRVLREKIAAREAANKAVEARKAALVEASWCRILKAARIQSKEAEELLLKAEKTAAEAFEVAKAMEVIMFDIPNSPQVSCQVQTSTVSGGGSTPYTATTSFASVFEVDKQVAAAVKTAFARLANSPTFDNEEFKDLLDSNSEFSEYELESGSEFEPISQDMDFTLPIPGTRLKKYKRRQSLDTLNMTKIVDLMFERLGCLNEDELSSLATIVATCGLNAALAEVENSKVHDPGSAVDYTSSQAVNRHRRMSSFGSGTIRRNEVQLELPSLDKFLVKHVSKLEREVQEAKDRRKNELREGNQGNTDTTGDGKVNLDGKKTSSESISDLGTILVKHSSKLEKEIEEAKKNTRKSFKIISKKLASDITISEGISDLGSMLIKYPSKLEKEVKEMRKNSGKTFDIDGKELGRAPNSPRKHVPEVPSLEKILVKHVSRLEKEVQEAKNRKKNESVEERRLEKENVNLNKEENGLETEKTQALSLGSSCGNYRHQDNFGGNATADCEGLDRVLVKHISRLEKEKMALSLNQEEMHVERSGRKAHMQTNEGGLDQILVKHESKLEREKMASAQQSGEEVPARLSVSRREARERELQEAWGGLSLGNSIRPHLSRLERDKAAWIKAEEEARRRAMEEV; this comes from the exons ATGATTTGGCAATCAATGGATGGTGGGTGCTTAGACTTGGGATGCATATCTGTGTTAGACAAGAACAGAAGCCACACTGTTCTTGATTCTGTTGACAAAGAATGTGATTCGAGTGAGAAGGTTTCTTCGGGTTCTAAGCCCGGAAAG AATAAATCACCAAAAGGGACTGGCCAGTCAGCATTGAATGCTCTAAACAAATTTACATCCCAAATTAAGAAGCCTTCTCACCGTAAGAATTCTCCCATCAACTGGTTCCCACGCAAAAAGGGGGACTCCTACTTGCAGAGGAAAATCAAAATGCTGCAG GAATTAGATGGAATGAGTATGACTCTTGATGAGGCGCTTGGTGATTCAAATCCACATTATTCAAGAGTACTGAGAGAGAAAATTGCAGCAAGAGAAGCTGCAAACAAAGCGGTGGAGGCTCGAAAAGCTGCACTGGTGGAAGCATCTTGGTGTCGGATACTAAAAGCAGCCAG GATCCAAAGCAAGGAAGCAGAAGAGCTGCTGCTCAAGGCAGAGAAAACTGCAGCCGAAGCTTTCGAAGTTGCAAAAGCTATGGAAGTAATCATGTTCGATATACCAAATAGCCCTCAAGTGTCCTGTCAAGTTCAAACATCTACTGTTAGTGGAGGGGGATCTACTCCTTATACGGCCACAACATCTTTTGCAAGTGTATTTGAGGTAGATAAACAAGTAGCTGCAGCAGTCAAAACTGCATTTGCCAGGCTTGCAAACAGTCCTACTTTTGAcaatgaagaatttaaagatctGCTTGATAGTAATTCTGAATTCTCAGAATATGAATTAGAGTCTGGGTCAGAATTTGAACCAATATCTCAAGACATGGATTTTACGTTGCCGATTCCTGGGACAAGACTCAAGAAATATAAGAGGAGACAGTCTTTGGATACGTTGAATATGACCAAGATTGTGGATCTGATGTTTGAGAGGCTTGGATGCTTGAATGAAGATGAGCTTTCTTCTCTGGCAACAATTGTTGCTACATGTGGTTTAAATGCTGCCTTGGCAGAAGTGGAAAACAGCAAGGTGCATGATCCAGGCTCTGCTGTTGATTATACCTCGAGTCAAGCTGTTAACCGTCACCGAAGAATGTCTTCCTTTGGTTCAGGAACAATAAGAAGGAACGAGGTTCAGTTGGAACTCCCAAGTCTAGACAAGTTCTTGGTCAAGCACGTGTCAAAACTTGAAAGAGAAGTGCAAGAAGCTAAGGATAGGAGGAAGAACGAACTCAGGGAAGGGAATCAAGGGAATACAGATACAACTGGTGATGGAAAGGTCAATTTAGATGGTAAAAAGACTTCATCCGAGAGTATTTCTGATCTGGGAACTATTCTTGTAAAGCATTCCTCAAAGTTAGAGAAAGAGATTGAAGAGGCAAAGAAAAATACGaggaaaagtttcaaaattatttcaaagaaactGGCAAGTGACATAACCATATCTGAGGGCATTTCTGACCTGGGAAGTATGTTGATTAAGTATCCATCGAAGCTTGAAAAGGAAGTTAAGGAGATGAGAAAAAACTCAGGAAAAACGTTTGACATCGATGGCAAGGAGCTTGGACGAGCACCAAACTCTCCAAGAAAACATGTTCCAGAAGTACCAAGCCTGGAAAAAATTCTGGTGAAACATGTGTCAAGACTAGAAAAGGAGGTTCAAGAagcaaaaaacagaaagaaaaatgaatcaGTTGAAGAAAGAAGATTAGAGAAAGAAAATGTGAACTTGAATAAAGAAGAGAATGGACTGGAAACGGAGAAAACGCAAGCATTGTCATTGGGAAGCAGCTGTGGAAATTACAGGCACCAAGACAATTTCGGAGGAAATGCAACTGCAGATTGTGAGGGCTTGGACAGAGTTCTGGTCAAGCATATCTCTAGACTAGAGAAAGAGAAAATGGCATTGAGTCTAAACCAAGAAGAGATGCATGTGGAAAGAAGTGGCAGAAAAGCTCATATGCAGACGAATGAAGGTGGTCTGGACCAAATTTTGGTTAAACATGAATCAAAGCTCGAGAGAGAGAAGATGGCTTCTGCTCAACAATCTGGAGAAGAAGTGCCAGCTAGGCTCTCCGTATCTCGTAGAGAAGCAAGGGAGAGAGAGTTGCAAGAAGCATGGGGAGGGTTGAGTTTAGGAAACTCCATCCGCCCACATCTCTCCAGACTTGAAAGGGACAAG GCGGCTTGGATTAAAGCTGAAGAGGAGGCAAGAAGGCGAGCCATGGAGGAGGTGTAA